One region of Cottoperca gobio chromosome 19, fCotGob3.1, whole genome shotgun sequence genomic DNA includes:
- the ogfod3 gene encoding 2-oxoglutarate and iron-dependent oxygenase domain-containing protein 3 translates to MALMRMRNTQGANATEIEKKIKRGNALRQGSAWRGSRWLVVSLLVAVSVCAAALWLYVSSLDSDVTETLVSQGELVSPQPRVYAVQCSEDYENYKRYPGCTPQKCGRAVTDGVVSREEAQVLRRLAERGLALAGSDGGASILDLHSGALSMGKQFVNIYRYFGDQLTDVFTQEDFQLYRNIRGRIQAVIAETFGLDPTAMYLTKPTFFSRINSTIAKTQHDEYWHPHIDKVTYGSFDYTSLLYLSDYGSDFTGGRFIFMDQNGNRTVEPRTGRVSFFSSGTENLHRVEKVTWGTRYAITVSFTCDPAHGISDPAMP, encoded by the exons ATGGCGCTCATGCGAATGAGAAACACACAAGGTGCGAATGccacagagatagagaagaaaataaaaag AGGTAACGCTCTGCGGCAGGGATCTGCATGGAGGGGGTCCCGATGGCTTGTGGTTTCGCTGCTGGTCGCTGTGTCGGTGTGCGCGGCGGCTCTGTGGCTGTACGTGAGCTCTCTGGACAGCGACGTCACAGAAACGCTGGTCAGTCAGGGTGAGCTCGTCTCCCCTCAGCCCCGAGTCTACGCCGTCCAGTGCTCAGAGGACTACGAGAACTACAAACGTtatccag GATGCACTCCGCAGAAGTGTGGCCGTGCCGTCACAGACGGCGTGGTGTCGAGGGAGGAGGCTCAGGTCCTCAGGAG GCTGGCTGAGAGAGGGCTGGCGCTGGCCGGGTCAGACGGAGGA GCTTCCATACTGGACCTGCACTCTGGAGCGTTGTCGATGGGCAAACAGTTTGTCAACATCTACAG GTATTTCGGGGATCAGCTGACGGATGTGTTCACACAGGAGGATTTCCAGCTTTACAG aaATATCCGTGGGCGCATCCAGGCAGTTATTGCTGAGACGTTTGGTTTGGACCCGACTGCGATGTACCTCACCAAGCCCACCTTCTTCTCCAGGATCAACAGCACGATAGCCAAGACCCAACACGACGAGTACTGGCACCCGCACATAGACAAG GTGACTTATGGCTCTTTTGACTACACCTCTCTGCTGTATCTGTCTGACTATGGCTCTGACTTCACTGGGGGAAGATTTATCTTCATGGACCAAAATGGCAACCGGACAGTGGAACCACGGACAGG ACGagtctctttcttctcctccggCACGGAGAACCTCCACCGCGTGGAGAAGGTGACATGGGGGACGCGCTACGCCATCACCGTGTCCTTCACCTGCGACCCCGCACACGGCATCTCTGACCCCGCCATGCCCTGA
- the hexd gene encoding hexosaminidase D — protein MKSPPWPKGRKLVHLDLKGAPPRVGYLHRLIELFSQLGLDGLLVEYEDMFPYEGELKLLQATVQPAYSREEVLSMQEFAKCKGLEVIPLVQTFGHMEFVLKHRPLWSLREVAHCVGTLNPHREGGVQLVMEMLRQVVELHPGLNTLHIGADEVYMLGDGDESKLWLASPGRTVEQLFLSHVTKVAQAVKEAWPHMSVIMWDDMMRGMSPDTLKASGLVGLVQPMLWDYTPNLDVDTTVSLLEKYCSAGMSDLWAASSFKGSTCVYTCVPSTQRHVDNHVQWLQVAASLSAAVNLQGIAITGWQRYDHLSVLCELMHVALPSLAACLQTLIRGQFSAEAQSSVTESLGISSVEAQAMGRTSADDSLFPGRRLAELTVELDSLLNSEDIRFFDNNMYVRGWFSSYHRQRKTVTSLITMQIHSQALTYLTTLQEKVAAVREEMVRLYPESTAEEWIEEHVSPVVAPLQRITDDITARLNETQP, from the exons ATGAAGAGTCCACCTTGGCCCAAAGGAAGGAAACTGGTTCACCTGGATTTGAAAGGTGCCCCCCCGAGAGTAGGATACCTTCACAGG CTGATCGAGCTGTTCTCTCAGCTGGGGCTGGATGGCCTGCTGGTGGAGTACGAGGACATGTTTCCTTATGAGGgggaactgaagctgctgcaggcCACAGTGCAACCTGcttacag CCGAGAGGAGGTTTTATCTATGCAGGAATTTGCTAAATGTAAAGGCCTGGAGGTCATCCCGCTTGTGCAGACATTTGGTCACATGGAG TTTGTGTTGAAGCATCGGCCCCTGTGGAGCCTGAGGGAGGTGGCGCACTGCGTGGGCACGCTGAACCCccacagagaggggggggtgcaGCTGGTGATGGAGATGCTGAGGCAGGTGGTGGAGCTGCATCCAGGTTTAAATACGCTGCACATCGGAGCAGACGAG GTGTACATGCTGGGCGACGGGGACGAGTCCAAACTGTGGTTGGCCTCACCTGGACGTACGGTGGAGCAACTTTTCCTGAGTCATGTGACCAAGGTGGCCCAGGCCGTCAAGGAGGCGTGGCCACACATGAGCGTCATCATGTGGGATGATATGATGAGAGGCATGAGCCCGGACACACTGAAGG CTAGTGGTCTCGTGGGACTCGTGCAGCCCATGTTGTGGGACTACACCCCTAATCTGGATGTGGACACGACTG TGTCTCTGCTGGAGAAGTACTGCAGCGCCGGTATGTCGGACCTGTGGGCAGCCAGCTCCTTCAAAGGCTCCACCTGCGTTTACACCTGTGTGCCCAGCACGCAGAGGCACGTGGATAACCATGTGCAGTGGCTGCAGGTGGCTgcgtctctctctgctgctgtcaacCTGCAGGGCATCGCCATCACGGGCTGGCAAAG GTATGACCACCTGTCCGTGCTGTGTGAGCTGATGCACGTTGCTCTTCCATCGCTGGCAGCTTGTCTGCAAACACTCATCCGCGGTCAGTTCAGCGCTGAGGCTCAGAGCAGCGTAACCGAGAGCCTGGGCATCTCCTCAGTGGAGGCGCAGGCCATGGGGAG gacTTCTGCGGACGACTCGCTGTTCCCGGGAAGGAGACTGGCCGAGTTAACCGTGGAGCTCGACTCTCTGCTGAACTCGGAGGACATACGGTTCTTTGACAACAACAT GTATGTGAGAGGATGGTTCAGCTCTTACCACCGCCAGAGGAAGACGgtcacctccctcatcaccaTGCAGATTCACAGCCAAGCGTTAAC GTATTTGACTACATTACAGGAGAAGGTGGCGGCAGTGAGGGAGGAGATGGTGCGTCTGTACCCGGAGTCCACAGCCGAGGAGTGGATCGAGGAGCACGTCAGCCCCGTGGTGGCTCCTCTGCAGAGGATTACTGACGACATCACCGCCCGCCTCAACGAGACGCAGCCGTAG
- the cybc1 gene encoding cytochrome b-245 chaperone 1 homolog has protein sequence MGYMTVEEHSFTRLHLKRSPGLRSWSLLVGIASVGLAAAYYSSDSVLWKLFYVTGCLFVAMQNMEEWEEAVFDKTKNLIELKSFSLYALVLTLWKKGHEKVVLDLTQLCDICVQEEKVRYLGKGYVLMLRLAAGFSYPLTQSATLGGRSDVEAMAVLLKRFLGLEELQQRKEQEEEAEYAEEEEEEEEEDSLANSSDSDDEAEKLISL, from the exons ATGGGATACATGACGGTCGAGGAGCACAGCTTCACCCGGCTCCACCTCAAGAGATCTCCGGGCCTTCGCTCCTGGTCTCTTCTTGtcg GTATAGCGTCTGTGGGGTTGGCAGCTGCATACTACAGCTCAG ACAGCGTCTTGTGGAAGCTTTTCTACGTGACCGGCTGTCTGTTCGTAgccatgcagaacatggaggagtgggaggaggCGGTGTTCGACAAAACCAAGAACCTGATCGAGCTCAAGTCGTTTAGCTTGTACGCTCTAGTGCTGACGTTGTGGAAGAAGGGGCACGAGAAAG ttgtGCTGGatctcacacagctgtgtgacATCTGCGTCCAGGAGGAGAAGGTTCGTTATTTGGGGAAGGGCTACGTGCTGATGCTGCGGCTGGCTGCGGGCTTCTCCTACCCCCTGACTCAGAGTGCCACACTGGGGGGACGCAG CGACGTGGAGGCGATGGCTGTATTGCTGAAGCGCTTCCTGgggctggaggagctgcagcagcgcaaggagcaggaggaagaggccGAGTacgcagaagaggaagaggaagaggaagaggaggattctTTGGCCAACAGCAGTGATTCAGATGATGAAGCTGAGAAACTGATCTCTCTGTGA